The Loxodonta africana isolate mLoxAfr1 chromosome 18, mLoxAfr1.hap2, whole genome shotgun sequence genome includes the window TCACAGCCCTGGCAGGGGAGTTTTATCATCCCTAGGAAAGGCAGGGACCAGAATCCAGGTGCTGAGGAGGTCCTGAGTTTTGCAGGATTTGGTGAATCCAGAGGGGACTGAGCCTTCTCCTCCTTCCTAGTTCCCTGCCCCACTGCCCCTCAGGGGTCGTCCCCCATCCCTCCTCAGTACTCACGGTTCCAGGGGCAAAGTCCCTGCCCATACGATCCAGCAGCTGCTTGGGGCTCTCTCCACATGTGCCCACCAGTGTGACAGAGATGTTGTCCAGTGTGCCAGCCATCAGGTAGGGTCCTGTGGTCACACACACGCGGTACACGGCCatgatgggagggagggaggaagtcacccagcagctccgacCGCAGCAGCCGACCTAGGGGAGGTGAGGGTGGTCCGGGCAGAGCCAGGCTGCTGGGCGGCTGGGCGGAGGGCTGGGAGGTGGGTGGGACTGAGGAAAGGCCCAGCTCGCTCTGAGATCCTCTTGGGAGCTCTCTCTCCCCGAGGCTCCCGGCCTCTGCCCTAGCTCCCTGCTGGCAGCTCGGCTCCTTATCCCCACCCACagtcttgtgtcctgatacttgTTTGCGCGCTTCTGGCACGGCCGGTCCCTCCGGCTGGCAGGAAGGGCCCACCCAGATGGGTATCAGAAGCCCGGGTCCCACTGGGAAGGGAGAGACCAGAAGCCGAGATGGAGGCAGATGACGCCTGGGACACTGCCTCCGCCTGGCCACGGCCGACTGATGCCCTGGGGCCCCTGCCTGCCCACTCCCCACCTTCCCACCAAGCCTTTCCTACTCGCTCCCAGCCAGAATCGTGCACATGGCATTCCTACATGTGAATCACCCATGTGACTCACTATACAGGTGAGTGCGCTCGGCCATAAATCACAGCTGACTACAACCACACACAGGTGAGCCGCACGTGCATCCCCGCGCAGGCAGGGCGTCAGGAACCACCCCGCCACCAACAGCCTCCCACTCCCAGCCCTGCCCCACGCCCAGCCCTCGGGGTCCCCAGCCTTTGGCACGTCCGACCACAGTTCCTCCCCGGCCGAGGGCTGATGGCGAGATCCAAGGGGGGCCCCGGCGCGCGGCGTCTGGAGGCCCCAGGTGAACATTCTTCCGGCTCCAGGTCCGCCCTCGGCCTGCGGGGCTGTAGGCGGGGGTGCGGGGGATGCCCGGGATCTGGGTTACCAGGGCTGGGGAGAAACTGCGAGTGAAGATTGCAGCCGGCAGCGGCGCCGCGCGGCCAGTCCCGGTACCGCAGGGTCCCAGCAGGAGCGTCCCCATATCCGCCGCGGAGCCGAAAAAGCTGAGTCTACAGCAGTCGGGCTCTTCTGGCTCTCTCCTGGTCTGGTAGGAGGCCTCCGCGCAGACGCATGATTACATCCCAGTGCTACGAGCTGGGACTTTCGTATAGACAAAACCCTTATAGGAAACGAGGCAACGTCCTAGCAAGGGCCCGGATAGCTCAGTCGGTAGAGCATCAGACTTTTAATCTGAGGGTCCAGGGTTCAAGTCCCTGTTCGGGCGTCAGGTTTTTTCCTGTTTAAAAAATcgcttcttctttttctttttttttttttaacgcacaGTACTCTTTCTAatgaaacaatggaaaagaaaGGCAAAAATATTATTGCTTGACTTTAAAATTAAGTGCTATTAAGTACGGCAGAGTTTTAGTTTTGAGAAGGTGGAAAGAATTGACATGGAGGGAAAATTTTAGAGCAGTATATTTCCGAGCCATACATGAGATTTTAAAtcttctagtagccacattaagaagaatgaaggaaaaaaaaaagcggaATTAATAttagtaatatattttatttaatccaatgTTTCCAAAATGCTATTATTCAACATGTAATCgatgtttaaaaaattaatagaaatGTTTTTCATAGTAAGTCTTTTAAATGCAGTGTGTATCTTACACTGAACGGAACATCTCAACTCAAATTTCAGGTGCTCAACAGCCACCGTATCGGACGGAGCCTCCGTTTCTTTCTGTGAATCGTAGGCCGAGGAGACGCACAGAGTAGGAAGTCCTATAATGTATGTAAACGCGGAAGGCCATCTAGGCGGCAGGTTCCATGGTGTAATGGTTAGCACTCTGGACTCTGAATCCAGCGATCCGAGTTCAAATCTCGGTGGAACCTTAACTTTTTGACTGTATTTCTTTGCTTCATACTAAGATACTCTTTTGACATGagagaatctgaaaaaaaaaaaacaaactaggaCACTATTCTTTGAGCTTTTCAAATTGGGTAAATGGAGCCCCTAGTACACCATCAGGACAAGAGAACATATTTACATGGGGTTCAGTTATGAAGAAGTGGAAGTTACCACGGTATCTTGGAGAGGGTAGACAGCGCGCAGATCGCTACTACTGGGGTCCCTCATAAAATAAGAAATTTCCCGGGGAACTTTCACGAATAGAGAAGGTGTACACTCAAGAAAAACTCTGGTCTGGCAGcggtgggattcgaacccacgccTCCGAAGAGACTGGAGCCTAAATCCAGCGCCTTAGACCGCTCGGCCACGCTACCTGCGTGAAGACGCAGTATTCCCGTTGTCCTCCTAAGAGACTAAAGGGGAAAGGCGGTGTGGGTTATCGCATAAAGTTGACCAGTTTCCTCTTTCCCACGCTTTTCAAACCCGGAATGGACAACCATCGAGACTCCCCACTTTGGAGCAGCGAATGGCAGAGAATATAAACTAGAAAAAAACAGACGcaaaaatataccaaaaaaaaaaaagtttattttgacGGGCGAGGCCACATCTGGGAATGGGGTGCGCCTGGGCTGGGAGCACAGCCCAATCGGGCAACCGGAGCTCCGCATTAGCTCACTCACTTCCACCCATGCGCGTCCGCACTCACAGCTGGCTCACGTGCTTTGCGCCGGGTACCTCTCCTGGACTGGCCTCTGCGTCTACACCTCGCCTTCCCCTGCCAGGTCCAAACCACGCGCTCCCCTATGCCCCGCCCAATTACCTCAcgcccacccccgcccccaccccacccccccgcccttTTCCTGTTCTAGTACCGGTAAGGCGCAGGACGACGCCGCTCGCTAGGTGGCTCTGTGGCGCAATGGATAGCGCATTGGACTTCTAGAGACGAAAAGAGCAATTCAAAGGttgtgggttcgaatcccaccaGAGTCGGTTTTATTTTgcttgttttcctttcctttttatccgATTTTCTCTCAAAGGCTCCTGTATCTCCTCTCCTTCCTACCCTATCTTAGCGTTTTTCCACCTGTTGCAACCTCAGTCTCCACTCCGCTCTCTACTTACCTGTCTGCCCTGGAGCTTGGGCCAAGAAGAGCAAGACGGGATGGGGgacagagagggagggaaagtggGCGTGGACGCCGAGATAAAGGCAGGCCCCAGGCTCGGGGACACACCGGGATTCAATAACCACTTTATTCCATGCACTAGGGACTTAGGGAAGGGGCTGAGACTGGGCCGGGGTCAGAGAGGGTACAATCCTAGACGGAGGAGGAGGGCAGGGAAAAGGGACAGGAACCAgggaaatatatatttatatagatacTCTAATATAGACCACAATCTCACCCGCACGCTGTGCCCGCGCGCCCCGCTGCCCTCCCCAACACCTCCTCTCCCGGACGCCCGGGTCCCTCTGCTGCCCTCGGGCTGGAGTCTCTACCCCACCCCAGCCCCCGCCCTTACTCCCCCAAAACTCAGGGCCAAGGTCTCCAGAAAGCGGACGGCGGGAGCGGCGGGGCCTTGGGCGCCCCGTCTTGTCTATTAGGCGGCGGTGGAGGCGGCAGCAGTCCGGTGAGGGGCGCCGGCGCGCCGGGATTCCCGGCGTGGGGGGAGCAGGGGGACGGGGACCAGGCGCAGCGCGGACTAGGGGGACCCTGGTGCACTGGGGGGCGCTGGTGCAGCGCGGGGCCAGGGGCCGGGGCGGCGGGGTCCAGCGATGGGCGCGGTGCCGGGGGCCTGAGATCGACCGGCTCCGGCCGGGGCGGCTTGGGGCGCAGGTAGCCGTGCAGCGCGGAGAAGAGCTGGGCGCGGGCGGCCGGGCTGGCTTCGTGCGCGAAGGCCGCCAGGCGGAGCAGGCACTCGCGGAAGCCGGACAAGTAGCAGCTGGCGAGCGCCTCGGCGTCCTGGGCTGGGGACCGGGGGAACCCTGGAGCCGCGGCGGCGGGCGCGGCCGGCGGGAGGATGGGTGGGCAAGGCGGGGGCCCAGCACgggggagggaaggggcaggACGCAGAGATACAGAAGCCGGACAGGCGCacagagacaggcaggcaggTGGACGGACAGAGGGAGAtgagggagacagagacagagacagacacgcGCGGCTGTTATTAACCTGCCTCGGAGCAGAGCCTGCCGCTCCCCAAGCCCACCGTTCCCCGCAGGGCCCGCCCCCATGTCCCCGGCCCCGGCGTCCGTGagtcccccgccccccgccgctgCCCCACCCCGGCGCTGTACCCGGGGGCTCCACCCGGCTGCGCTCCCTCAAGTAGCCCACGGCGAACTCCAGTATCTCCGCCTTCTCCAGCTTCGGGTTCCGGAGGTTCTACAGACGGGAGGGGAGGGCGCAGAGACAgagaggggtggggagagaggggaagtggcagggggaagggaggggcggATGCGGGAGCTCCGGGTGCCCCCGATCGCGTCTGCTCGCGGCCCGCAGAACGAGGCGCCACGGAATACGGATAGGAGATGACCACGAATGGCCCTAGCCCACCCTGAGACGAAGCTGACCCGAGGGGATGCAACCAACCCACAGTGCGGAGACCGGGATTTGAAACAGCGAGCCCAGGGAGTGAACTTGGCCAACCCCGCCGGAATGAAGCTGACTGCTCTGGGGTGGGAAGAGGGGAGGGGAAAATTACAGAGCCAAAGGGTGAAACCGACCCAGGCGTGAAGCTTCCAGACCCGAGGGGTGGCAGTGCAGTTTGCGTTCTGAGAGCGAGAGGGGCTCTGGGATGGGGTTCCAAGGACGGGACTTGGGTCAGGATGCCTTGAGGCCAGGGTCTCCAATCCCCCGTGAGAAGCCCTGAGATTCGAGGACCGGATGCCTGGGGGGCCGGGGCCGGCGGAGGAACTGACCTGGTCCCGGGTCCGCTCCAGCAGCAGCAGCCTCAGCTCTTCCAGGCTGCGGTTGATGCGGTCCCGGCGCCGCTTCTCCACAAGCGGCTTTAGCATCTGCGACCAGCGGGAAGGGGACAGCGGGTCCACCGGACCAAGGCTCAGCGCAGTGGCAAGGCGTCGGCATCCCGTCGCTGGGAGAGCCCCCCTCCTCCCCATCCCCAAGACCCAGGGAGCTTGGGGCCCAGCCCAGCGGTTCCCCTTCCGCTCCCCCTCCCAACGGCCCTAGGGTCAGTTTCTGTAGCTCGCCTCCTCTCTCCCGGGTCGTCTGCATTCTCCTCTCTCCGTCTcgtcctccctcctcccctctgtGTCTCTCCTTCTCCTGCTCCTCTTTTATCTCTATGTTTCCGTCTTGTgcagtctctctctgtctcagtgGAGAACTCTGGGGACCTGCTTTGCACCCAGGCAAGTGCGCCACGCGGTGCCGGACCCAGAGCTGGCGGCCCTGAGTAGAAAAGGAGATACCCAGCGCGGCCGCGCCTCCTCTTCCCCCTCTAACCGGTCTGTGCGGTCATTCATCTCCACTGGTTCTCCTAAAATCTTCCACCCAGTCCCGGGCCTCAGGGATCAATGCCCCCGGGTCTTCCCTACCAGCAGGGCTTGGGCCAGGTCTGGCTCACTGCCCGCGtggaaaatcaaaccaaaccaaaccaaacccgtcgccgtcgggtggattccgattcatggccGGTGTGGAGTGAGCGCCTATTCTCTCCGCTTCCCCCGCCCCAACCCTCATTGCTTGGCTCCGTCCTCCTCTGGAGTATTTTACTCCAACTCCGGCCCCCTCCCGCTCCCTCCAGGTCGCGGAGTGTCGACCCCCCATTACCCAAGTCTCCAGAACCCTGCTTCTGCGGCCCATAGGTCCTGCTCTGTCCTCTCCCCTTCCTCATATTTCGCAGCTTCTTCCCCAGTCCTGGCTCCTCGGGTCTCCCTGGCACCTCTCCCACTCCAGGCTGGCGTCCGCAGCCTCTTCCCTGATCCACGGTCTCAGGGCATGGGTCTCCAAACCGTCCCGGGACCTctgcaccctccctccctcccgcctctcacCTTGGAGCCGTCCCTATTCTCGGCTCGATCCCGTGTGACCATGGCTCCTCCGGACCCCGGTGTGGACGGGGTCCCCGCTCGCCCTGAGCCTTATATCCCGCAGGCGCCCGGGTCCGGAGGGTAGGACCCGGGCCCCGCCCCCTTCGGCACCCGCATCCCACCCGGCGGTGCCCGGACAGGAGTCTCCCGGAAAGGGGAGgagtgggagggggaggggaaataGCGGAACTGACCCCAGGCTGGGCCTGGGAGTGTGGGAAATGTGGGCGAATGGGGTACCGGCTGGTTTAAGGACCGTAAGACTGTATAATAAGACGGGACCCAGCTGAAGGGAGGAGGCTATTAGGGGGAAAGGAAGGAATTTCGAGTGGTTTGGAGGACAAAACTCAACTTCAGGATGAAGTGCAGCAGAGTCCAGAGTCCGAGTTGCCCCAGAATTGCAGCTTTCTTGAGGAAGTCACTGTACTCCCACTGACCCTGAAACAGAATTAGCACCCCCATAAAAAAATCCCATATCTTCCCCCAATTCTGCTTCCTACTCGGACCAGGGAGCAACTCGAGTGCAGGGTGGGTCCGCCTGACTCAACTGGGGCGCTGCCTGGAGGTGGAGGGGGCCTCTGTTCTAAGTCAGGTATACTCAGTTCCCCCAACATCTGCGTGTTCACTGTGCCCGCAGGGCCCTGGTCTAGACTTGGACAGTTCCTGCTGAGATATGCATGGGAGGCCAACTTCGTTCCTGAGTTAGTGAAAAAGACCACGTGTCATCAAGTAGTTATTATAGAGGCAGAGTGAAGCTGTTGCCCCTGAAAAAGGGTTTTCCTGAGGGGATGGCTGGACCTTGTCACAGGAGAGGGGAGAAACTTCAAGGAAGAGGAACCTAGGCCTTGAAGCCTGAGTAGGAGATGGAGATATCGTTCCATTTAGAAATATTTGGCTCAGAACTAATTCTATACTCAGGGGTATGGCTGCCAGGACGCCTCAAAAGAGTGCATGCCTTTCTCGCTTCTGGGAATCCCTCATGGCCACAAGGGAGCTGGAAACAGGTCATTTTCCTAAAGGGACAAGAAAGCAACCGGCACCCACTTCAAACCAAGAGTAGGACCCTTCTGCAGAGGATGAATCATAGCGTTGTAATGCGACAGCAAGAGGGCCAAGGACAAAGACACGGAGAGACAGGGTtacagagggagacagaagttAGCTCCTGAGCCAGAGTAGGGTGGGGCTTCCTGCAGCCCTCCCAGAGCCCCTCCACACCGTGGTTCTTTTGTGGAGCCTGCCTCGCCAAAGCCGGGGGCCGGAGGGGCACAGATCTTGGGGAGGGGGACTCCCATTTGGAATCAAGGCTCCCAGCAttccccacctccccccacctTGGCCAAATGGGAGCGCAGATGTGTGGCCCCAGAAGCCCCCGCCGCCCCCCTCCTTGGGAACCTGAGCTCGGGCTGAATTTTTCTCACCTGCACTCGAGGCTTGGGGCCCCAGTCTGTTCGCACCCGGGTGTGGGGCCGCCCCTGGCCATATGGGGCAGGTTTATGGCCAGGCGGCCGGATCCGGGAGGGAGGAAAAATGGCCTGGCGCTCCACCCACGTCAACCAGTAGGCCACTTGCCTGAGCACCCAGCCTACACCGCTCCTCTGGCCACCGCCGGCGCATCCTCTCACAGGCTTGGGTATAGCCAACGAAAACTCAGTCCCTGAatgcattggtggttcagtggtagaattctcgcctgccACGCGGgaggcccgggttcgattcccggccaatgcatcacgtaagttttccttttttctcccgTAAACATCCAATAATAAATTTGATGGTGTTCCTAAAAAGTGTCTTTGTTTAATATTTCTACCAAATATTAATATTTGGGTTTAACTTTGATTGCATCGCAGAGTTTGAGGCAATCTATTCCCTGATTCCGTACTTCCTCACActcccctcctcccaccctgGGAGTCCTACTGCCTCGACACCCCCCTCCGCCCCCGGCCCCGCACCTCCACAGGGGTGACCCTGAGAAAGGACAGGGAGCGCCGGTCCCTGCCCCGGGGGGCCTCAGGGCCCTGCGCGGGGGCGGGGCGAGGTCTTAGGTCCCCAGCTCTTCTTTccatttctcttcctccctctcattGTTGATTCTCTCTGACGCgcgctttctttttctgtgtccctTGGGCTCCACCTTTTTGTCTCGCCGCTTATCCCTGTCTCTGAGTGTCTCCTGGCGTCTCTGTGCCTCTCTGGACCTCTCACGTTCTCTCCGGGTCTCCCCGAGTCTCGACCCCTTGAGTGTCTCCCGGTCTCTAGTTGTCTCCCCGCGTCTCTGTCTCAGGGCCGCTCCGGGTCTTCGAGGCTCCTCTCCGGGTCCCCGAGTCTCTCGTCGTCTCTCCAGGTCTCTGGCGGACTCCGGGACTCTGCGCTCCCACGCTCCGGCCGTCCGCTGGGAAGCTCGCTCACACCTCCAGGGCCCTGACACCTCCCCGCGCCGCCCCTTCCCGGCCGCTTTGATCCCGCACGCGTCGGGCCCGCGGGCGGCCGGGCGCACGGGCCAGCTGTGGCGGCCACTTGTGAGCGGGGGCGGAGCGGCCCCGGGCCCCCGGGCGCGCGGCGCGGGCCTTCCGCCCCCTCCGGCGCTCCGCCTCCCTCCGCGCCCCTCTCCCGGCGCCGTCTCGGCCGCGCGGGCTTCTGGGCCGAGGCCTCGGGGTCGCTGAGGCCGGGCCGAGGCCTGGCCTCTCGCGCTCTCTCCCTCTGGAGCTCGCCTTGGGTCTGGGTCTCTGTTTCTGGTTTCTGTCTCCTGTCTCTTTCAGTTTATCTGTTTCATCTGAACCCGGGTCTGGATTTCTGGATGGTCCCCAACTCTAAGCCTTGACAGTGGAAACTAAAACAATCTGGGCATTTCTGTGTCTGTGTGCACAAGTTTTCGCCTGAGTATTTCTTCGCTCCTGTCTGCTAAGTACTATTAGGCATTGGAGCTACAGTGAGCCGGCTTATTCTGAAATTTAgtgagggagacagaaaacaacTACGAAACCAGAAAATAATATAATTTCGGATGATTATAAGGCTTTGGGGGAGGGGGAAACGGACATGACAATAGAAGCAATGACTTGACAATGACTTCAGAAGGAAGTGCTACTTACTCTGGTTGGTCATAGAATGTCTCTACAAAGGTGATATTTGAGCCCAGCTTTAAtaacctgtagggtcgctatgagtcggaatggacttgacagcaaccgcttggtttttttattttaatgacaaGGGGCCAGTCATGAGAAAGGGTGTTCCAGGCAAAAGGGCCAAGAGGTACAAAGGCTCTGAGTCAGGAAAGGGCTTCGCAGGTGGGAGCTTAGAGAAAGAGCACCCATGTACCTCGAGGGCACTGTAGCTACCTAGTGAAGTTGAAACGTGGCAGAGATAAGGCTGGAGAGGCAGACATGGCCCATCACACAGGCTCTTGCAGGCTACTGAAGGAGTTTGCATATTAGTTCAAGTGTGATGGAAAGCCAGTGAAGGGTCTTGACCAGGAAAGTTATGTTCTCTgacttatgtttttaaaaaaaccacTTCGGCTGCTCAGTGGAGAATGGAAGCAGGGAGATCATTTGAGCAACTAAAGCAATCTGCTAGGTAAGACATGATGGTAGTTTGTACTGAAGTGGTGACAGCAgagaagaaaagtgaaaggaTTGCTTCTAGGTTTTTGGCTTGGGTAAATAAGTGGATGGTGGTGTCTTTTACTGAGATGGGAAACACTGAGGGAGGAAGAGCTTTGGGGAGAGAAATCAAGAATTATACTTTAGTTGTTTTAGTTGAGATGCCCCTCTATAGAAATGGCATGGGgctggcatctgacctcctctaacttcacaagagggaaagagaagcaagatcaacagcccaaagctgattcatATGAAGCAGAGGTCAAACATACTTCCACCCTCCAGcctttttaccaattttgacaccaactgtccccccacagcactctctacttctctgctgtgttcaataactcattgcagtggccacacggaactcacagacaatacggtatttgttagggaagtaacaggttataattcaggaacAGAAACTACTCAGAATACAGatctttggtcaggacagcttcttctcaacCTTACCCACAAGCACACCTTTCCCTGGTCCTCAGCCTCTGGGCCCCTTGGTCTCTACCCTCCTtgggcaagtgtttcaaagctcttttGCTCCGCCAAtaactgcccagaggcaccctactctgccagcaagcctcctacccAAAGGTGCTctactttctcactctgtgggccaggaaacccACTGTACCACCTCCTGCCaggctcctggttctgctgcctctgctgctgccatttctctgctgctgcttctcactatcTCTTGCCGTCtgtggtgttacagctctttctctctctgtctcctaggtctaggaggttgtcagtgcagggatcccgtgtccaaaggacacactccactcctggcttttcCTTCTTGGTGGCCATGAGGTCCCctctttccacctctgggatggtttattttaagcctaacaggatggcaaaactaaccaaaaTCCCC containing:
- the HES7 gene encoding transcription factor HES-7; amino-acid sequence: MGRRGALPATGCRRLATALSLGPVDPLSPSRWSQMLKPLVEKRRRDRINRSLEELRLLLLERTRDQNLRNPKLEKAEILEFAVGYLRERSRVEPPGFPRSPAQDAEALASCYLSGFRECLLRLAAFAHEASPAARAQLFSALHGYLRPKPPRPEPVDLRPPAPRPSLDPAAPAPGPALHQRPPVHQGPPSPRCAWSPSPCSPHAGNPGAPAPLTGLLPPPPPPNRQDGAPKAPPLPPSAFWRPWP